From the Synergistaceae bacterium genome, the window AAGGAAGTATCACAACGCTAAAAATTTTCACAAGCAATTTACACGGGCGGGAATTATATAATTTGTCCAGCATATAAAATTTTATATATAATCGTGAAAGGAGTATCGCAAAATGTCAGTCTCTAAAATCTACAAATCCGACAAGAAAGCAAATTCTGCCATTGATAAATTATTACAATCTGAAGGAATCAGACGCGATAAAAATTTAGATTACACCTGCGCAATTTATGACGACGATTATAATATTATTGCGACTGGGAGCTGTTTCGGGAACACTTTGCGCTGTATGGCCGTTAGTCATGAACATCAAGGCGAGGGCTTAATGAATGAAATAGTATCGCACTTAATTCAATATGAATTTGAACACAAAATCTATAATTTATTCTTGTATACTAAATGCAATTCAGCAAAATTTTTCGGTGACCTAGGCTTTTACGAGATAGCCCGAATCGATAATCAAATTGTTTTCATGGAAAATCGGCGCAATGGATTTTACGATTACTTGACGGAACTGGCAAAAACTAAACAGGACGGGGCAAATATCGCGGCTCTTGTCTTGAATGCAAACCCCTTCACGCTAGGACATCAATATTTAGTAGAGAGAGCTTCACGAGAAAATGATATTTTGCATTTATTTATTGTTAGTGAAGATGCCTCACTTGTCCCGTTTGATGTCAGGAAAAA encodes:
- the citC gene encoding [citrate (pro-3S)-lyase] ligase, giving the protein MSVSKIYKSDKKANSAIDKLLQSEGIRRDKNLDYTCAIYDDDYNIIATGSCFGNTLRCMAVSHEHQGEGLMNEIVSHLIQYEFEHKIYNLFLYTKCNSAKFFGDLGFYEIARIDNQIVFMENRRNGFYDYLTELAKTKQDGANIAALVLNANPFTLGHQYLVERASRENDILHLFIVSEDASLVPFDVRKKLVIEGTAHLHNIIYHDTGPYIISSATFPSYFQKDDSAVIESHANLDLSIFIRIAKSLGINSRYVGEEPKSLVTGIYNRIMSEKLPEHGIKCVIIPRKTEQDGQVISASNVRQAIKEGDFERIRGLVPESTYKFFTSPEAEKIINRIRESDNVIHY